The sequence GGGGATCTCGGTCACCATCCGCGGCGCCGTCGTCGACGAGAGCGAGACGGTCCTGGACCGTCTCGTCTCCGACGGCGTGCCGGGCTCGCTGGCGTCCCGCAACGCCAAGCTGTGGGGTCCCGACGCGGCCCCGCTCGCCGCCCGCCGGCTCGGCTGGCTGGGTCTGCCGGAGACCTCGCGGTACCTGAGCGACCGCCTGTCGGGCCTGGTGGGCGAGGTCCGCTCCGCCGGGCTCGACCGGGTCGTGCTGGTCGCGTCCGGGGGTCCGGCGCTGGCGGCGGACGCGATCTGCCGGACGGCGGGCGCGGACCTGACCGTCCTCGACACCACCGACCCGCACGAGGTGTCCGCCGTCCTGGCCGGCGGCCTGGACCGGACGCTCGTCGTCGTGGTGGACGAGGGCATCGAGGCCGAGTCGCTTCGGCGCGTCTTCGGGCGCGCCTTCTCCGAGGCCGGACTGAAGGGGGCCGAGCTGGCGCGCCGGTTCGTCGTGGTGGCCGAGGAGGGCTCCGACCTCCAGCGGGCGGCCCGCGACGTCGGGCACCATCTCGTCCTGGCCGAGCCCGACGTCGACGGCCGGTTCGGCGCGCTCGGCGCGCGGGCGCTGGTCCCGGCGGCGCTGGCGGGCGTGGACGTCGAGGTCCTCCTGGACGAGGCGGCCCGGCTCGCGGGGGCGCTGCGGCAGCCCTACGACAACCCGGCGCTGGCGCTCGGCGCGGCGCTCGGCTCCTCGGCGCTCGGCGCCCGCGACAAGCTGGTGATCGCCGACCTCGGCTCCGGCCTGGACGGCTTCGCCGCGTGGGCGGAGCAGCTGGTCGCCGGGGCGATGGGCAAGGACGGCAAGGGCCTGCTCCCGGTCGTGGTGGAGGGCGTCGACGCGCCCGGCTTCGAGCTGACCGGGGAGCTGCGGCGCGTCATCCTCGGCCGCCGCCCGGACGAGCCGGGCCCCGGGCGCGAAGCGGGGGTGAGCGTCGCCGGGCCGCTCGGCGGGCAGTTCCTGCTGTGGGAGTACGCGGTCGCGGTCGCGTGCCGGGTGATCGGCGTCGACCCGTTCGCCGAGCCCGACGCCGGCGAGTCGCGGGAGAGCACGGCGGCGCTGCTGCGCTCGGAGGAGGGCGCCGCGCCGACGGTGGTGCACCGGCCTCCGGAGCTGGTCGAGGGCGCCGTCGAGGTGCACGCCCCCGAGGAGGCGCTGCGGGGCGCGCAGACCCTCACCGAGGCGGTGGACGCCCTCCTGGAGGACGTCGAGGACGGCGGCTACCTCGCGGTCCTGGCCTACCTGGACCGGTCCGGGGACGCCGCGGCGGCGGAGCTGCGGCCGCTGCTGGCCGCGCGGGCCGCCAAGGTCCGCCGGAAACCGGCCCCCGTCACGTTCGGGTGGGGGCCCCGCTGCCTGCACACGGCCGGGCAGTACCACAAGGGCGGCCCGGCGAACGGTGCGTTCCTGCAGATCACCGGCGCCGTCACCGACGACCTCCCGGTGCCGGGCAAGCCCTACAGCCTGGGTGAGCTGCACCTCGCGCAGGCGTTCGGCGATCTGCGGGTGCTGCGCTCGCTCGGCCGTCCCGCTTTCCGGATCCATCTGCGCGACCGCGCCGAGGGCCTCAGCCGGCTCGTTGCGGCCCTGAGCTGACCGACCGGGTCCGGCCGTGTCGACTCCGTGCGACCGGCCGGATCCGGGACGCGACCAAGAAGATCGATGGAGATGGTCGCGAATGCCCATTCTCTCCTGAAACGATGGGGGCCGGGAGGGAACGGTGTCAGGATTCGACGTACTCACGCGCGGCGACGTGCTCGACTCCGCGCTGCAGGCGCGGGACTACCTCGTGAGCTGCGGCGTCCCGGGTGCGCTGGCCGCCAAGGACCCGCAGCTGTGGGGGCGGCGGGCGGTCGACCACAGCCGGCTGGGCTGGCTCGACCTGCCGTTCGCCTCGCGCGGCCTGCTGAACCAGGTGGGCGGTCTGGTGTCGGAGGCGCGGTACTCCGGCCTCGACCATGTGGTGCTGATCGGCGTCGGCGCGGAGAGCCTCGCCGCGCAGGCCATCGTGGAGGCGCACGCGCCCGCGCTGGCGGGCGCCGGCGGCGCGGGCGAGCGGCCGTCCGGCGAGCTGACCGTCCTGGACGGCGGCGACACCGCCGCGCTCGCGTTCGCGATGGAGCGGCTCGACCGCACGCTGGTCGTGCTGGCCAGCAAGTCGGGGGTGTCCCTGGAGGGCGACGCCTACCGCCGGATCTTCGCGGCCGCGTTCCGGGAGCGGGGCCTGTCGGAGCGGGAGATCGCCGGCCGGTTCCTCGTCATCACCGACCACGGCAGCCCGCTGCACGACTTCGCCCGCCAGTGCGGCTACCGGATCGGGCTGACCGACCCCTATCTGCCCGGGCACTACGGCGCCCTGTCGGCCTACGGGCTCGTCCCGGCCGTGCTGGCGGGCGCCGACGCCGACCGGCTGCTGGAGGAGGCGGCGTCGCTGGTGCCGTCGCTGTCCAAGGACGAGGACAACCCGGGACTGCTGCTCGGCGCCGTCATCGGCGGCTGCGCGCAGCAGGGGCCGGGCGGGCTCGCCCGCGACAAGGTGCTGCTGCGCGAGCCGGGCGGGCCGGGCGCGCTGAGCGCGTGGATCTCCCAGCTGCTCGCGGTCGGCACCGGCAAGCGGGGGCGCGGCGTGCTGGCCTTCGAGCCGCCCGGCGGGCGGGGCGACTTCCCCGACGTGCACGGCGTGTCGGTCAATCCGCGCTCGGCGGCGCAGGACGAGTCCGACACCTCGGTGTGGGCGCCGCTCGGCGCGCAGTTCCTGCTGTGGGAGTACGCGACGGCGGTCGCCGGATGGCTGCTCGGCGTCAACCCCTTCGAGGCGGGCAGCACGGTCGTCCAGGAGGCCGAGGACGACGCCGCCACGCTGCTGCGCACGGTCGCGGGCGGGTCGCTCACGGCGGAGCGGCCGGTGTACGTCGAGGACGACATCGAGGTGCACGCCGACTTCCCGTGGCCGCCCGGAGCCGAGCTGCAGACCGTCCTCGGCGGCCTGGTCGCCTCGGTGCCGTCCGACGGCTACCTGGCGGTGATGACGTACCTGTCCGGCGACTTCTCCGGGCGCTACCTCGCGCCTTCGCTGGCCCGCGCGTCCGGCCGCCCGGTCGCCTACGGGCCGGGGCCCGGCTACCCCCACGCGACGGGCCCGGTGCACAAGGACGGTCCGGGCAACGGCGCGTTCCTGATCATCACCGGCGACCCCGCGCCGGGGGACGCGCTGGCCGCGCACCCCGTCCCGGGGCGCCCCTACAGCCTGGCGCAGCTGCAGATCGCGCGCGCCCTCGGGGAACTGCGGGCGCTGCGCGCGCGGCGGCTGCCGGTCATCCGGCTGCACCTGCGCAACCCGGTGGACGGCGCGGCGCGGCTGATCGAGGCGGTCCGTGCGGTGGCGGGGGCGCGCAGACCGTGAGCTTCACCGCCGTCGTCTCGGGGGAGACGGCCATCACCGCACGCGGTGCGCTGAGGGAGGCCGCCGAGCGGGTCATGGGCCGGTTGTGGATCGACCAGGTGCCGGTCCGGCTCGCCTCGGAGGACCCGTCGCTGTGGCCGTCGGCCGCCACCGCCGGCGTGGAGGGCCGCCCGCTGTGCTGGCCCGGGCAGCCCGGCCCGGGACGCGCGGTGTTGGACCGTGCCGAACGGCTGCGCGCGCGGGCCCGCGAGGACGGGCTGACCGACGTGGTGCTGCTCGGCGGCGGCGCCCCGGCCCGCGCCGCCGAGCTGATCGTCCGCGCCCGCGGGCCCGCCGCGCCGGACGGCGCCGGTTCGCTGACGGTGCTGGACGGCCCGGACCCCGGGCCGCCGCTGCGCGTCCGGGAGGACCCGGAGCGGCTGAACCGGACGGCGTTCGTGGTGACCGGCGACGACCCGGCGACCGAGGCGCTGCGCGAGGTGTTCGCGGAGGCGCTGCGGGAGGAGGGCCTGTCCCCCGCCGGGATCGCGCGGCGGTTCGTGACGGTCGCCGAGCCGCGCGCGGCGGCGGCCAAGCACGCGACGGAAGCGGGGCACCCGCTGGTGGAGGCCCCGGCGCCCACCGCGTTCGGCGCGCTGTCCCCCTACGCGCTGGTGCCCGCCGCGCTCGCGGGCGCCGACGTCGGGGCGCTGCTGGTGGAGGCCACCGCCGTCCTGCCGTCGCTCACGCGGCCGGAGAACAACCCGGGGCTCGTGCTCGGCGCCATCCTCGGCGGCGCGGCCCGGGCCGGGCGGGGGACGGCCGTGCTCGGCGGCTACCCGGCGGCGCTGCCGGGCATCGCGGGGTGGGCGGCGCTGCTGCTGCGGGAGGCGGCCCGCGGCCGGCTGGCGCCGGTCGTCCAGGACGGGGGCCTGCCGCTGCTGCCCGACGACGACCTGTTCCTGCTGACGTTCGACGGCCGCCCGCACCAGGACGACGCCACCGTCGCCGGGCCGCTCGCCGCGCAGCTCGTCGTGTGGGAGTACGCGGCCGCCGTGGCGTCCTACCTGCTGGAGGCCGACCCGCTGGCGGCGGAGCGGCCCGCACCGATGACGCTGGACGACGGGATCGGCGAGCCGCTGTTCGCCGACGGCGACCCCGGCCGGGCGGTCGAGGCCCACACGACCGTCCCGGCGCTGGCCGGCGCGTCCGGGCTCTCCGAGCTGCTGGACGCGCTGGCGGGCCGGGTCGGGCGGGGCGAGCACCTCGCGCTCGTCGCCTACCTCGACCCGGACGGGGCGCGCGGCCAGGGCGCGCAGGTGCGCCGGCTCGCCGCGCTGCTCGCCGCCCGCTGCGGGCGGCCGGTACGGGTGGACTGGGGCGCGCGGCCGCCCGCGACCGGAAATGATCACCCGGACGGATGCGTTTACCTTCTGGTGACCGGGAACGTCGTCCGCGACGTGCCGGTCCCCGGCCGGCACCACAGGCTCGGCATGCTGCAGCTCGCGCGGGCGCTCGGGGACGCCCGCGACGCGCACGCGGCGGGCCGCCCGGTGGTCCGGCTCCATCTGCAGAACCGCTGGGCGGGGCTGACCCGGCTGCTGGACGCCGCCAGAGGGGGCACATGAGCGCTCACACCGGGGCCGGCGGAGACCGTGGCCGGACAGGGGGCGATTCCCAGTTGGGGCCCGCGATACGAGTTGGGGCAGGATGCTTGCAGCAGTAGTCGAAGAAGGCGCAGTGCGACCAGAGGGGGCCACGTGACCAACACAGCCAATCCGCTCCGCGACCCGCGGGACAAGCGCCTGCCGCGGGTGGCCGGGCCGTGCGTGCTCGTGCTGTTCGGGGTCACCGGGGACCTGTCGCGCAAGAAGCTCCTCCCGGCGATCTACGATCTGGCGAACCGAGGGCTGCTGCCGCCGGGCTTCTCCCTGGTGGGATTCGCGCGGCGCGACTGGGAGAACGAGGACTTCCGCCAGATCGCCTACGAGTCGGTCAAGGCCCACGCGCGGACCCCGTTCCGCGAGGACGTGTGGACGCACCTGATGGAGGGCATGCACTTCGTCCCCGGCGAGTTCAGCGACCCGGGCGCGTTCGACGCGCTGGCGATGGCGGTCAAGGAGCTGGACGAGAGCCGCGGCACGGGCGGCAACTACGCCTTCTACCTGTCGATCCCCCCGAAGTTCTTCCCGCAGGTCGTCGAGCAGCTGCAGCGCAGCGGCCTCGCCGACCGCGAGGAGGGCTCGTGGCGCCGGGTCGTCATCGAGAAGCCCTTCGGCCGCGATCTGAAGACCGCGGTGGAGCTGAACGACACGGTGCACCGCGTCTTCCCCGAGGAGGCGATCTTCCGGATCGACCACTACCTCGGCAAGGAGACGGTGCAGAACATCCTGGCCCTGCGGTTCGCCAACACGATGTTCGAGCCGATCTGGAACCGCTCCTTCGTCGACCACGTGCAGATCACGATGGCCGAGGACATCGGGATCGGCGGCCGGGCCGGGTACTACGACGGCATCGGCGCCGCCCGCGACGTCATCCAGAACCACCTGCTCCAGCTGCTGGCGCTCACGGCGATGGAGGAGCCGACGTCGTTCAGCGCCGACGCCGTCCGCGCCGAGAAGGCCAAGATCCTCTCCGCGGTGCGGGTGCGGGGCGACCTGGCCCAGTCGACCGCGCGCGGGCAGTACGCGGCGGGCTGGCAGGGCGGCGTGAGCGTCCGGGGGTACCTGGAGGAGGAGGGCATCCCCGCCGACTCCCGCACCGAGACCTACGCGGCCGTCAAGCTGGAGATCGACAACCGCCGCTGGGCGGGCGTCCCGTTCTACCTGCGCACCGGCAAGCGGCTGAGCCGCCGGGTGACGGAGGTGGCGATGGTGTTCCAGCAGGCCCCGCATTTGCCGTTCTCGCACACCGACACCGAGGAGCTCGGGCAGAACGCCCTGGTGATGCGGGTGCAGCCGGACGAGGGCATCACGGTCCGGTTCGGCTCGAAGGTGCCCGGCACCTCGATGGAGATCCGCGACGTCAACATGGACTTCGCCTACGGCGAGTCGTTCACCGAGGCCTCGCCCGAGGCGTACGAGCGGCTGCTGCTGGACGTGCTGATCGGCGACCCGCCGCTGTTCCCCCGGCAGGAGGAGGTCGAGCTGTCCTGGAAGATCCTCGACCCGATCGAGGAGTACTGGGCCAGCCGCGGCGGCCTCGACCAGTACAAGGCCGGCGGCTACGGGCCCGACAGCGCCGACGAGCTGATGGCGCGGGACGGCCGAACCTGGAGGCGGCTCTAGATGAACATCGATCTGACCGGCACGACGACCCGCAAGATCCAGGACGCGCTGACGCAGTCCCGGCATCTGATGGGCGGCCCGGCCGTCGGCATGGTGCTCACACTGATCATCGTGACGGACGAGTCGGCGCAGTACGACGCGGTGCGCGCCGCGACCGAGGCGGCGCGCGAGCACCCCTGCCGGGTGCTGACGGTCATCTCCCGCGACCCGCGGGGCAGCTCCTCGCGGCTCGACGCCGAGATCCGGATGGGCGAGACCGGCCCCGGCGAGACCGTGCTGCTGCGCATGTACGGGCCGCTCGCCGAGCACGCCGACTCCGTCGTCGTGCCGCTGCTGATGCCCGACACCCCGGTGGTGACGTGGTGGCCCGGCGGCAAGGTGCCGAAGGTGCCCGCCAAGGACCCGCTCGGCCGGCTGGCGCAGCGCCGGGTGACCGACGCCTACGCGGCGCGCGACCGGCTCGGCACCCTCGCCCAGCTCGCCGAGGGCTACCGGCCGGGCGACACCGACTTCACCTGGACGCGGCTGACGTCCTGGCGGTCGCTGCTGGCCGCCGCGCTCGACCAGGAGCACGACGAGATCACCGCGGGCGAGGTGATGGCCGAGCCGGACTCCCCGAGCGCGGAGCTGCTGGCGGCGTGGCTGTCGGTCCGGCTCGGCGTCCCGGTGGACCGGTCGGTCTCCGAGGGCCCCGGCATCACCGGCGTCCGGCTGGCGACGACGAGCGGCGACCTCCTGATCGACCGCCCGGACGGGCGGGTCGCGACGCTGAGCCGTCCCGGGCAGCCCGACCGGCAGGTGTCGCTGATGCGGCGGCCGATGGCCGAGCTGCTGGCCGAGGAGCTGCGGCGCCTCGACCCCGACGAGGTCTACCGCGACGCCGCCGCCCGGTTCGCCAAGGACCTGGCGGGCGGGTCGCAAAAGCCGGGCGTGGCGAGCGAGCCGGTGTCGGCGACGTCCAACGCGGCCGCGACGGGCCCCGCCAAGAAGCAGGCCGAGTCCAAGCAGCCGGCGTCCAGGCAGCCCGCGTCCAGGCAGGCGGAGTCCAAGCAGCCGGCGCGCAAGGGGCGCGGCAAGTCGGGGGACGCGTGACCGCCCCGGACGTCCTGGTCCACCGCGACCAGGCCCTGCTCGCCCAGGCGGCCGCGGCCCGGCTGGTGACGCGGATCGCCGACGCCCAGGCGGCGCGGGGCTCGGCGTCGGTCGTGCTCACCGGTGGCGGCGTCGGCACGGCGGTGCTCGCCGCGCTGGCCGCCGCCGGCGCCCGCGACGCGGTCGACTGGGGCCGCCTCGACGTGTGGTGGGGCGACGAGCGCTTCCTGCCCGCCGGGGACCCCGAGCGCAACGAGACCGGGGCGCGGGAGGCGCTGCTCGACCGCGTCCCGCTCGACCCGGCGCGGGTCCATGCGATGCCGGCGGCCGACGGCCCGGACGGCGACGACCCGGAGGCCGCGGCCGAGCGGTACGCCGCCGAACTGCGCGCCGCCGCCGGGGCCGGCGGCGGCCCGGTCCCGGCCTTCGACGTGCTGATGCTGGGCGTCGGCCCCGACGCCCATGTGGCGTCGCTGTTCCCGGAGCTGCCGGCGCTGCGCGACGAGGGCGCGGTCAC is a genomic window of Actinomadura citrea containing:
- the zwf gene encoding glucose-6-phosphate dehydrogenase; translated protein: MTNTANPLRDPRDKRLPRVAGPCVLVLFGVTGDLSRKKLLPAIYDLANRGLLPPGFSLVGFARRDWENEDFRQIAYESVKAHARTPFREDVWTHLMEGMHFVPGEFSDPGAFDALAMAVKELDESRGTGGNYAFYLSIPPKFFPQVVEQLQRSGLADREEGSWRRVVIEKPFGRDLKTAVELNDTVHRVFPEEAIFRIDHYLGKETVQNILALRFANTMFEPIWNRSFVDHVQITMAEDIGIGGRAGYYDGIGAARDVIQNHLLQLLALTAMEEPTSFSADAVRAEKAKILSAVRVRGDLAQSTARGQYAAGWQGGVSVRGYLEEEGIPADSRTETYAAVKLEIDNRRWAGVPFYLRTGKRLSRRVTEVAMVFQQAPHLPFSHTDTEELGQNALVMRVQPDEGITVRFGSKVPGTSMEIRDVNMDFAYGESFTEASPEAYERLLLDVLIGDPPLFPRQEEVELSWKILDPIEEYWASRGGLDQYKAGGYGPDSADELMARDGRTWRRL
- a CDS encoding phosphoheptose isomerase, encoding MSGFDVLTRGDVLDSALQARDYLVSCGVPGALAAKDPQLWGRRAVDHSRLGWLDLPFASRGLLNQVGGLVSEARYSGLDHVVLIGVGAESLAAQAIVEAHAPALAGAGGAGERPSGELTVLDGGDTAALAFAMERLDRTLVVLASKSGVSLEGDAYRRIFAAAFRERGLSEREIAGRFLVITDHGSPLHDFARQCGYRIGLTDPYLPGHYGALSAYGLVPAVLAGADADRLLEEAASLVPSLSKDEDNPGLLLGAVIGGCAQQGPGGLARDKVLLREPGGPGALSAWISQLLAVGTGKRGRGVLAFEPPGGRGDFPDVHGVSVNPRSAAQDESDTSVWAPLGAQFLLWEYATAVAGWLLGVNPFEAGSTVVQEAEDDAATLLRTVAGGSLTAERPVYVEDDIEVHADFPWPPGAELQTVLGGLVASVPSDGYLAVMTYLSGDFSGRYLAPSLARASGRPVAYGPGPGYPHATGPVHKDGPGNGAFLIITGDPAPGDALAAHPVPGRPYSLAQLQIARALGELRALRARRLPVIRLHLRNPVDGAARLIEAVRAVAGARRP
- the pgl gene encoding 6-phosphogluconolactonase, whose product is MTAPDVLVHRDQALLAQAAAARLVTRIADAQAARGSASVVLTGGGVGTAVLAALAAAGARDAVDWGRLDVWWGDERFLPAGDPERNETGAREALLDRVPLDPARVHAMPAADGPDGDDPEAAAERYAAELRAAAGAGGGPVPAFDVLMLGVGPDAHVASLFPELPALRDEGAVTAVRGAPKPPPTRISLTFPSLRAADEVWLLAAGESKAKAVGLGLAPDADPFHVPCAGARGRNRTLFLLDRAAASELPPGMGRLTSP
- a CDS encoding glucose-6-phosphate isomerase; the encoded protein is MTSVVTAGGISVTIRGAVVDESETVLDRLVSDGVPGSLASRNAKLWGPDAAPLAARRLGWLGLPETSRYLSDRLSGLVGEVRSAGLDRVVLVASGGPALAADAICRTAGADLTVLDTTDPHEVSAVLAGGLDRTLVVVVDEGIEAESLRRVFGRAFSEAGLKGAELARRFVVVAEEGSDLQRAARDVGHHLVLAEPDVDGRFGALGARALVPAALAGVDVEVLLDEAARLAGALRQPYDNPALALGAALGSSALGARDKLVIADLGSGLDGFAAWAEQLVAGAMGKDGKGLLPVVVEGVDAPGFELTGELRRVILGRRPDEPGPGREAGVSVAGPLGGQFLLWEYAVAVACRVIGVDPFAEPDAGESRESTAALLRSEEGAAPTVVHRPPELVEGAVEVHAPEEALRGAQTLTEAVDALLEDVEDGGYLAVLAYLDRSGDAAAAELRPLLAARAAKVRRKPAPVTFGWGPRCLHTAGQYHKGGPANGAFLQITGAVTDDLPVPGKPYSLGELHLAQAFGDLRVLRSLGRPAFRIHLRDRAEGLSRLVAALS
- a CDS encoding glucose-6-phosphate dehydrogenase assembly protein OpcA produces the protein MNIDLTGTTTRKIQDALTQSRHLMGGPAVGMVLTLIIVTDESAQYDAVRAATEAAREHPCRVLTVISRDPRGSSSRLDAEIRMGETGPGETVLLRMYGPLAEHADSVVVPLLMPDTPVVTWWPGGKVPKVPAKDPLGRLAQRRVTDAYAARDRLGTLAQLAEGYRPGDTDFTWTRLTSWRSLLAAALDQEHDEITAGEVMAEPDSPSAELLAAWLSVRLGVPVDRSVSEGPGITGVRLATTSGDLLIDRPDGRVATLSRPGQPDRQVSLMRRPMAELLAEELRRLDPDEVYRDAAARFAKDLAGGSQKPGVASEPVSATSNAAATGPAKKQAESKQPASRQPASRQAESKQPARKGRGKSGDA